Part of the Aquicella lusitana genome is shown below.
TTATAGTCCGTCAGCGCGAGTTGGAAGCGCGGATTCACATATGCAGAAGCCCAGTTAAGGGGTAGGTTGATACCGGGTTGCATATGCAGCCGGTCGCCCAGCGGAGGAATGACACTACTACCAGGTGTTTTCAAAATTTCAAAGTGAGTGACATCCGTATTAATAAAATATTCCAACCCTAACGCTTGATCCGGATAGTCGCCGTTTAAAATGAGTTGTGGAAAACGACGATAATTATTTTGTACCGGCGCTACATCAACAGGATGGAGAGTCTGGTAAGACTGGACGCGTGTCGTGAAGTTCCAGTGCTCGTTTTTATAATAGAGGTCGCCTTCCTGCAGTAACTGGTTTTCATTGATTTGAGTGAGATTGCCGAAGTCGCGCAGATAATAATCGTCGCCGGCATAACTGAAGTTGACATAGCTTGACCAGTTTTCGTTGAATTGTGAGTCATCACGCCAGCGAAAACCTTTGCGTGTAGTGCTGCTTTTCAACAGGCGATTAAGTTCTGCCTGCGTGATATTCGAATTGCCGGAGATAAGATTATATTCCGGCACATTTCCAGGTGCTGCATCTTGGAAATCTGCAAAAAAGCGGTCATTAGGTAACACGCTGAGATCGAAATTGCCTGCACTGGTCGTCGTCAGATAACGAAAATTGTCAGATAACAGAATGCCACGTTTTGACAATAACCCCGGTGTAATGGTCATGTCATAATTGGGGGCCATATTCCAGTAAAAAGGGGTCTGAAGATAAGGGCCCCATTGGTTTGAGCCGCCAAACTTTGGATAAAGAAAACCCGTTTTGCGCCGGTTATCTATGGGGAAATTAATGTAGGGCGTATAAAACACCGGGATATCTTTTATCAGAATGCGTGCATGCGTGGCGTAGCCGCGACCCGTATTTTTATTCAGAACAATATGGCTTGCTTTTACTTTCCATGCGGGATTTGTCGGCGGGCACGTGCTGTAGCTTGCACGTCTTAACTCATAAATTCGGGGTTCTGTTTGTGAAAATTCATACGCTTTGCCCCAGGCGGTTAGGGCTGAAATTTTCCGCTCTTTTTGCATTTGCGCCTGAGTGACGGTGGCAGGGCCTGCTATCTCTCGATTGTTCATCAAGGTAGTGCGGTAGAGGATATCGATCAGCGACTTGGCTGCAGAGTCAAAATGGTAGCGGCCTTTTTTTCCTATGACCAGCGTGTTGGGTTCACGCAAATGCACATTACCAATCAAATCAATGGCATTTAACTTGCCTGTGATAGGGTCTCTATATAAATAAGCTTTGTTGGCGGTAATTTGTTGTCCAAAGCGAGTAATGGAGACTTTCCCTTCCAACACGGATGTTCCGCGCTGCGAAAGCATTCCCTGCTCACCCGTGACTTCCACTGTGCTCCTGCTTTTCTGCCCATCCACCGGATAAATAAAAGGCGCTTCCACGTAATAACCACCGCAGTAATTTTCCGTACTTTCAGTCCATCCAAGCTGTCTTGCAATTGCGTCCTGCGCTAGAGTGTGATTGTTCGGCAAGGTCTCTTCCGAAGGGAGCGCGGAGAATGCAATAATCGGAAGCAGGCAAAAGGCGGCAATCACAAATATGGTTGATTTTTTTCGTACTACAGACATTTTATCGTCCCTGAGCTATATTATCTTTCCTCAGCGATTGGCAAAGCGCATTTTCAAGACAATTTTAAACCCTTAATTTATACCCGCGCTTTTGCGGGAACCATTGGTAGCAAAGCATGAATTTACTGAGCAATCTTAGCTGCATGCAGGTATCGGCAAGTGTAACGAAAAGGGATACATAATGGAATCCACAGGCGTGTTAAAAACAGCTGGACGAGAAGAAGCCCTTGTAGAATGGCTAAGACACGCGTGCCGGTCAAAGGATATTGTTTTGCAGCCCATTCCAGGTGATGCAAGTTTTCGCCGCTATTTTCGCCTCTATACAGAAACCGGTCCTTTTATTGTGATGGATGCGCCGCCTTCGCATGAAGATTGTCGCCCTTTTGTGGCTATCGCAAAAGCCTTGCGGGCAACAGGGTTGCACGCACCGGCCATTTTGCATGAAAACCTGGAAGCGGGTTTTTTGCTGATGACAGATTTTGGCGACTTGACTTATCTTCAGTCTCTCCAGGCGGGAAACGCAGACGAGCTCTATCAGCGTGCTTTAAGGGCCCTCGCAGTATTGCAGCGCATAAGAAGTGTGCCTGGCAGAACCATACCGCTATTTACGCCCGATTTCATGCGTAAGGAATGGGAATGGCATAAGGAGTGGTTTTTGCAAAAGCTGCTAGGTCTTTCTCTGACAGATAATGAGAAAGAACTGGACACCTGTTATGACCTGCTGGTGGCTTCCGCGTCAGCACAGCCGCAGGTTTTTATGCATAGGGATTATCATTCAGCCAATCTCATGGTCTTGCCTGATCAGCAGGTAGGTATTCTGGATTTTCAGGATGCTTTTATCGGACCCGTCACTTATGATGTAGTTTCATTGCTTCGCGACTGTTATATAGACTGGCCGCCTGAACAAGTCAGGCACTGGGCCAGTGCCTATTGGCAAATGCTACAAGCAGAGGAAGCGTTTCGCGATACGGATTCGGAAACGTTTTTGCGCTGGTTTGACCTCATGGGAATACAACGCCATCTGAAAGCATTACTTACCTTTGCGCGTAAGCATGTCAGGGACCACCAGCCGCAGTACTTGAGGCATGTTCCCCGTACGCTCAATTATTTGCTGCAAGTGAGCGCGCGTTACCCTGAGCTGGCTGTCTTGCATGATTACTTGACTGCCTCAGTCGAACCCGCTTTTCTAAACAAAAAGGTATCTTTATGCGTGCCATGATTCTAGCAGCCGGCCGCGGTGAGCGAATGGGTGCATTGACAGCGGATGTTCCTAAACCTTTGCTGCGTGTTAGAGGACAATACTTAATTGAATATGCGATTGCGAATTTATTGCGCGCAGACATCCATGAAATAGTGATTAATGTGTCTTATCAGGCAGAGAAAATTAAAAGCGCTCTGGGGGATGGAAAACGTTATGGCGCTACTTTTTTTTACTCTGATGAAAAGGAGCGGCTGGAAACCGGCGGCGGTATTTTGAATGCGCTGCCTATGCTGGGGCCCGAGCCCTTTATTGTTGTTAGCAGTGACATTATTACGGACTATCCGCTGGCCGATCTGCCCCGTGAACCTGATGGATTGGCGCATCTCGTGATGGTCACGAACCCGCCCTATCATCCGTGCGGTGATTTTGGGATTAAAAACGGGCGTCTCGACTTGCATGCCACGCCTACTTTTACCTTCGCCAATATCAGTGTCATGCGGCCTGAGTTGTTTGCGGATTGTGAAGCCGGGCATTTTCGGTTAACTCGGTTATTGATCCCTGCGATTCTGAACGGCCAGATGACTGGCGAATTTTATGACGGGGATTGGTGTAATGTGGGTACACCGGATGATCTCGTGATGGCAAATCATCGCGCCCGAGAGGATTCGAACCTCCGGCCTTTGGCTTCGGAAACCAACACTCTATCCAGCTGAGCTACGGGCGCTTTTGCCCAGTAGTGATAGCCTATCTTGTATCAAGATGCAATGGATTTTGAACATAGCTAAATAGCAGGTTATGAGCCCAGCCTTATCATCCTGAGCCCAGCCTTATCATCCTGAGCGTAGCGAAGGATCTCCTGTTGTACTTTCAGAGATCCTTCGAGCAAAAACGCTCTCAGAATGACAGCCATTCTGTTCAACATTTCCTCTCCTCATTCTCATGCAGCAAAAGCGGCATGAAAAAACCGCTTCTTCTCTTCAACTTTTTCACAAGGAAAACAATCATGTCACTCGCTATTGTTTATAGCCGGGCATCTTCCGGTATTACTGCGCCGCTTGTTACGGTGGAAGTGCATTTATCCAATGGCATGGCCGGTCTTAATATGGTTGGCCTGCCTGAAGCCGCAGTGAAAGAAAGTAAAGACCGTGTACGCAGTGCATTAATGAATGCGAATTTTGAATTTCCTGCAAGACGCATCACTATCAACTTGGCGCCGGCAGATTTGCCCAAGGAAGGCGGCCGCTTCGATTTGCCTATCGCACTAGGTATTCTCGCAGCTTCCAGACAAATTCCACAGCAGGCGCTGGCTGATTATGAATTTATAGGTGAGCTGGCCTTGTCGGGAGAGTTGCGTCCTATCCGTGGCGTGCTGCCGGTGGCGCTGGGCGCTTATCAATCCGGGCGGCGCCTCATAGTTCCTTATCTGAATGCACAAGAAGCAACGCTGGCAAAACAGGCGACAGTACTGTCTGCCAGGCATTTGCTCGATGTATGTGCGCATCTTAAAGGCGAGCAGACATTATCAGCTTGCTTGCCGGATGCGTTGAATAAGGAAAACGGGAGTAGCTTGTCTGCGGATCTGGCTGACGTCAAAGGTCAACAACACGCCAAGCGGGCACTCGAAATTGCTGCGGCAGGACGGCATAGCCTGCTTTTTATTGGGCCGCCTGGCACCGGCAAAACCATGCTCGCAAGCAGGCTGCCTGGTATTCTGCCTGAAATCAGTGATGAGGAAGCGTTGCAAGTAGCGGCAGTGGCTTCCGTGAGCAGTGACGGATTTAATCCGCGCCACTGGAAAAGAATCCCTTTCAGATCGCCGCATCACAGTAGCTCCAGCGTTGCCTTGGTAGGCGGCGGGCGGCCACCCCGGCCGGGGGAAATTTCGCTGGCGCATCACGGTATTTTATTTCTGGACGAGTTGCCGGAGTTTAGTCGGCATGTGCTCGAGTGTCTGCGTGAACCGCTCGAGTCAGGCTGTATCACCATTTCACGCGCTGCATACCAGGCGGTTTTCCCCGCACAATTCCAGTTCATCGCGGCGATGAATCCTTGTCCTTGCGGTTATGCAGGGGATTCAACGGAGCACTGTCAATGCACTAAGGAGCAGATCAGACGTTATATGGGAAGAGTTTCAGGCCCGCTGCTAGACCGTATTGATATGCAGGTGGAAGTGGCAAAACTGCCAGCGGCTGTACTCGCAGGATCAGAAAATTATGCCTCGGATAATAGTTTGGCGGTTCGTGCGCGTGTCAGCGGAGCGCGCGCGCTTCAATTCAAACGTCAAGGCAAGTGTAATGCCACGTTAACGGTCCCGGAGCTGGATTATCACAGTGCTTTGCAAGAAGAAGCAAAGCATTTGCTGCATCAGGTGATGACAAAATTTATGCTTTCAGCACGCGTTTATCACCGGATAATTAAAGTGGCCAGAACAGCCGCAGACTTGGAAGGAAGTGTATCTATTACCGTGCAGCACATTAGTGAAGCATTACGGTACCGCTGCTTGGACCGGATGAAAATCATCATTTAGTCAAACAGTTGATTGATTTTATGACTTATTTAATCCCGGATGCCGTTATTAAGGTTATACTAAAATATATTCTTGAGGTTATTTTTCCAAATAGGAAGTTGTGTTATTAAAATAAGAAAGAGGAGGGTTTATGCCATTAACGTTTTATCCCCATACTGATGATGCACAAAAAGGTTCTTATGAAGAGAGAGTGGAAGTGCTAATGGAGGCGGCTGAACGTTACAAGGCAATTGTGCTGGACGTGAGCGCTAAGCCTACTGAGCAAGAGGAAAGGAAACGCATGGTTCCACGGGAGCAGACAGCAGCTTTTAACTGGGAAGAAATCGCCCGTTTATTGCGGGAAATCAGAGAGCTGCCAGAAGGAAATAAAAGCGATAAACTTAAAAAAGCGGTGCTTTTAAAAAAATTAGCGGAAGTTTATGAAGTCTTGCGTGCGGCAAAAATGCCCAAGCTGGAAGCAGTAAGGCTTGCCTTAATCAGCGAATCCAATCAGCTGCAAGGGGGAACCCAGGTCGCTTAGTATATGCCCCAATTTCTTGATTATCATGTGATGGCCATCCAGCTGCTTGCGAAGGATGTATCACGCATTTTATTACAACCCCTCCATGCGCCCGTGATTTCCTATGAAGCGGGGCAATACATTGAAGTATCACATACAGACGGCCGTGTTTCCTATCTTTCTATTGCCTGCGCGCCCAGAGACGATGCAATACTTGAATTTCATTTGTTTCATCCGGCAGAAAATGAGAAAGCGCAAGCGTTGCTGCGCATGGCGCGAACGGAAAAAAAATGGCAACTACGCGGTCCGTTAGGACGTTGCACAGTCAGCCAGCTTCATCCCGACAAGCCTATTCTTTTTTTAGCGCAGGGTACGGGTTTTGCGCCTGTCAAGGCGGTTATTGAAGCGCTTATTCAGGCTGATTTTCCGCTTTTGTTGCATGTGTACTGGTTTTCCCAGAACCAGGAAGATTTTTTCCTGACAGAGCAGATTTCACGATGGAAAGCGTCGCATCCTCTCTTTATTTTTACACCCATCATTCTGCCGTCTGCTTTTAATGAAGATCAAATTGAGTCGGTATTGAATCAGGCCATTCTAGCCACCTACCCGGATCTTTCGGCATATCAGGTATACGCAAGCGGCCCACGTTCCTGGGTTTATCGTATTTTTCATGCTTTTCAGCAAAAGGGATTACCGCGGGCGTTTTTTTTCTCAGATATGTTTGAGTAAGTGTCATGTCATTTACATCACACCGGCAGCAAGAGGGGATGCTTAGCGATGACGTGTACAGTTTCATCAACGAAATATGTAAACCTTTACAGCAATGACAGTAGAGAAAAACTGGCTCACTTGCAATGGCAGAAAAGTTTTATGCAGCTCATGCCGCGGATTATGCTTCCACCGCTTCTACAGCCGCGCGAAGTTTATTCATCGCATTTTTTTCGAGCTGCCTTACGCGTTCAGCCGAGATTTGGTATTTGTCAGCGAGTTCCTGCAAAGTCAGTTTGTTTTCATCCAGCCACCGTGTGCGAATGATATCCTGACTGCGATCATCCAGCCGATCCAGCGCCTGATAAATCAAATCATTGGATTGTTCTGACCAGTCTGCACTCTCCAATTGTTGCGCAGGATTATAGCGTGTATCTTCCAGATAGCCGGCAGGCGCAAAGCTGGGCTCTTCGTCGTCGTATTCGCTATGGGTATCAAATGAGGCGTCGGATGTAGCAAGGCGCATTTCCATTTCCCTGACAGTTTCTGGTTTGACACCCAGGTCTTTAGCAACGTCATTCACTTCCTGCTGCGTCATCCAGCCCAGGCGTTTTTTAATGTTACGCAGGTTAAAAAAGAGTTTACGCTGTGCTTTGGTGGTTGCCACTTTGACAATGCGCCAATTGCGCAGGATGTATTCGTGAATTTCGGCTTTAATCCAGTGCATGGCAAATGTCACCAGCCGCACGCCCATTTCGGGGTTAAAGCGCCGAACGGCTTTCATTAGCCCTACATTGCCTTCTTGTATGAGATCGGCGAGCGGCAGACCGTAGCCGAGATAGCCTTTAGCGACCCGTGCCACATAACGTAGATGCGCCAGAATCAGGCGCTTTGCAGCAGCCAGCTCATTATTCTGCTGGAGCCTGACCGCCAATTCATACTCTTCTTCCTGGGTTAACAACGGGACTTGGTTGATATGATGAAGATAAGCTTCCAGGCTGTTAACCGGCAGGCGAATATCAACAGTTTGTAAGCTCGTATTCATATTGGCCATGATTTGCTCTTCTTGCTGAAGATGAATGGTAAATTTAGCTGCTTATTTTAACCTCAGTTATGGTTAAGCAATTGAGGACATCCAAAATTTACTTCTGCTGATAGACGGTTTTTTTGCTTTTAAACAGTAACCTGCTAAACCACTAACAAGATTAACCAGAAAATTTACCGGACTGCGATGTCGAGTATGCTCAATATGGCAGATAGATTTAAGTTGATCAATGACGGTTTCTACAATGCTTCGCTGATAAAGAAAAAATTTTTCGAACGCGCTTAGCATTTTTTTCTTCATGTTTTTTCTAACTTTCGTAATCAATTTTATGCCTCGTTTTGCAAGCGACTCCGCTAATTTTTTGCTGATGTATCCTTTATCGCCCGCACCAAAACCAGTTAATCCTTGCATTAATTTTTCAACAACTTCTCTATCATCAACATTTCCTTTTGTAATGCAAAAACTCATAATTTCTCCCTGGTGATTGATCGCTAAATGTAATTTGAATCCATAAAAAAAGCCTACAGAACAGTGTCCGCGTTCAGCAATGCCTTTAAAAACTTTATTTCTGTAAATTCGACGATTGTGGCATACAACCATTTTTGTAGAATCCAAATAATACAATCCGGTGTGTTTTCCTGTTCTTGATAGTACATACGCCGTTAGTGGTGCAAGCAACCTTGGCATGAGTGCAACAAAACGTGGATAGCTTACCGCTTTAGGAAATTCTCGAAAAAGTTGGCCTAACACACAATCCAGATAAAAATCCTTGAATGTGCGATAGTGGCTTAAGTGAAATAAAATCATGATCGTCATCATCTCGCTTTCACTTAATTCTGTTTTCCTCTGACGTTTGCCTTTAGGTAAGGGCAAAATTTTATTTGCAGATTCTTTTACATGGTTCTTGTAAAACTCATCAATATCACAGAAAATTTCAACGATCGGCGCTAGTAGCATTTTGACTCCATTCAAAACCTTGGGCGGTTAAAAATGGCAAAATTTACCAAGCGCCTTTCTTATTTTCAATCTTTTCAAAAAGTTAAAATTCGCTTATCCATA
Proteins encoded:
- a CDS encoding aminoglycoside phosphotransferase family protein yields the protein MESTGVLKTAGREEALVEWLRHACRSKDIVLQPIPGDASFRRYFRLYTETGPFIVMDAPPSHEDCRPFVAIAKALRATGLHAPAILHENLEAGFLLMTDFGDLTYLQSLQAGNADELYQRALRALAVLQRIRSVPGRTIPLFTPDFMRKEWEWHKEWFLQKLLGLSLTDNEKELDTCYDLLVASASAQPQVFMHRDYHSANLMVLPDQQVGILDFQDAFIGPVTYDVVSLLRDCYIDWPPEQVRHWASAYWQMLQAEEAFRDTDSETFLRWFDLMGIQRHLKALLTFARKHVRDHQPQYLRHVPRTLNYLLQVSARYPELAVLHDYLTASVEPAFLNKKVSLCVP
- a CDS encoding YifB family Mg chelatase-like AAA ATPase yields the protein MSLAIVYSRASSGITAPLVTVEVHLSNGMAGLNMVGLPEAAVKESKDRVRSALMNANFEFPARRITINLAPADLPKEGGRFDLPIALGILAASRQIPQQALADYEFIGELALSGELRPIRGVLPVALGAYQSGRRLIVPYLNAQEATLAKQATVLSARHLLDVCAHLKGEQTLSACLPDALNKENGSSLSADLADVKGQQHAKRALEIAAAGRHSLLFIGPPGTGKTMLASRLPGILPEISDEEALQVAAVASVSSDGFNPRHWKRIPFRSPHHSSSSVALVGGGRPPRPGEISLAHHGILFLDELPEFSRHVLECLREPLESGCITISRAAYQAVFPAQFQFIAAMNPCPCGYAGDSTEHCQCTKEQIRRYMGRVSGPLLDRIDMQVEVAKLPAAVLAGSENYASDNSLAVRARVSGARALQFKRQGKCNATLTVPELDYHSALQEEAKHLLHQVMTKFMLSARVYHRIIKVARTAADLEGSVSITVQHISEALRYRCLDRMKIII
- the rpoH gene encoding RNA polymerase sigma factor RpoH, with the protein product MNTSLQTVDIRLPVNSLEAYLHHINQVPLLTQEEEYELAVRLQQNNELAAAKRLILAHLRYVARVAKGYLGYGLPLADLIQEGNVGLMKAVRRFNPEMGVRLVTFAMHWIKAEIHEYILRNWRIVKVATTKAQRKLFFNLRNIKKRLGWMTQQEVNDVAKDLGVKPETVREMEMRLATSDASFDTHSEYDDEEPSFAPAGYLEDTRYNPAQQLESADWSEQSNDLIYQALDRLDDRSQDIIRTRWLDENKLTLQELADKYQISAERVRQLEKNAMNKLRAAVEAVEA
- a CDS encoding LPS-assembly protein LptD, producing MSVVRKKSTIFVIAAFCLLPIIAFSALPSEETLPNNHTLAQDAIARQLGWTESTENYCGGYYVEAPFIYPVDGQKSRSTVEVTGEQGMLSQRGTSVLEGKVSITRFGQQITANKAYLYRDPITGKLNAIDLIGNVHLREPNTLVIGKKGRYHFDSAAKSLIDILYRTTLMNNREIAGPATVTQAQMQKERKISALTAWGKAYEFSQTEPRIYELRRASYSTCPPTNPAWKVKASHIVLNKNTGRGYATHARILIKDIPVFYTPYINFPIDNRRKTGFLYPKFGGSNQWGPYLQTPFYWNMAPNYDMTITPGLLSKRGILLSDNFRYLTTTSAGNFDLSVLPNDRFFADFQDAAPGNVPEYNLISGNSNITQAELNRLLKSSTTRKGFRWRDDSQFNENWSSYVNFSYAGDDYYLRDFGNLTQINENQLLQEGDLYYKNEHWNFTTRVQSYQTLHPVDVAPVQNNYRRFPQLILNGDYPDQALGLEYFINTDVTHFEILKTPGSSVIPPLGDRLHMQPGINLPLNWASAYVNPRFQLALTDYNLRQTTDTNTPRGIQRSVPIFDTAAGVTFARDFTLFNNDYQQTLEPQVYYVYIPYRNQANIPLFDTTVSALNYDQIFYYNRFTGLDRIGDTNQIGVGFTSRLIDRETGLEKIRLVIGDIVYFTDRRVTLCNDQSCSDNPDTPSNRYRLSPVSGALLYQLNPQWKFTANSIWDPITKQLANASVAFFYKKDDSHIVNLGYGYARNGNPFSGITLNESDNNIKMTDFSFVWPVIRDLNAVGRWTQDWNTNHFQNLLYGLQYDTCCWAVRMVGGRTFTNLENRTPMYANEVYVQLLLKGLGGIGPDPSGLLSTVTGYNTQTLFG
- a CDS encoding IS982 family transposase, which encodes MLLAPIVEIFCDIDEFYKNHVKESANKILPLPKGKRQRKTELSESEMMTIMILFHLSHYRTFKDFYLDCVLGQLFREFPKAVSYPRFVALMPRLLAPLTAYVLSRTGKHTGLYYLDSTKMVVCHNRRIYRNKVFKGIAERGHCSVGFFYGFKLHLAINHQGEIMSFCITKGNVDDREVVEKLMQGLTGFGAGDKGYISKKLAESLAKRGIKLITKVRKNMKKKMLSAFEKFFLYQRSIVETVIDQLKSICHIEHTRHRSPVNFLVNLVSGLAGYCLKAKKPSISRSKFWMSSIA